A region from the Brachyspira hampsonii genome encodes:
- a CDS encoding beta-ketoacyl synthase N-terminal-like domain-containing protein produces the protein MSNVLLDFGIINCLARNKEELYNKYFLNGEYGLKENNDYVKKFFLGKIDNDFFNFELDNPYNNKINKMALHAVNQLKPIIDEAKKRYGKNRISVIVGTCENGSDETKDYILKGSVIDEKKILIMQSLNICCDFLKKYFDVSGISFTVSTACTSSANAIIAADELIRSGVIDAAIVGGADVVTDTVVYGFDSLEVVDYNKTNSFSKNRKGINLGEGAAFTVIAKDNLIDSKNALYLKGYNSNSDSHHMTSPDINGTTTSKCINDALKHADMNINDIDYINLHGTGTSINDKMESTTLNIVNAANIYCSSSKTSFGHTIGAAAAMELGVCYIALSDINKEKILPPHLYDGEYDDTLAKINLVTSKVKAERLENCMSVSFGFGGSNTCLIVGK, from the coding sequence ATGAGTAATGTATTATTAGATTTCGGAATTATTAATTGTTTGGCTAGGAATAAGGAAGAATTGTATAATAAATATTTTTTAAACGGAGAATATGGTTTAAAAGAAAATAATGATTATGTTAAAAAATTTTTCTTAGGCAAAATAGACAATGACTTTTTTAATTTTGAGCTTGATAACCCTTATAATAATAAAATAAATAAAATGGCTTTGCATGCGGTCAATCAATTAAAGCCTATAATAGATGAGGCTAAAAAGAGATACGGAAAAAATAGAATATCCGTTATAGTAGGTACTTGTGAGAATGGAAGCGATGAAACTAAGGATTATATATTAAAAGGAAGTGTAATTGATGAGAAAAAAATATTGATTATGCAAAGCCTTAATATATGCTGTGATTTTTTAAAGAAATATTTTGATGTTTCAGGCATATCATTTACTGTATCTACTGCATGTACTTCTAGTGCCAATGCTATAATAGCAGCAGATGAGCTTATAAGAAGCGGAGTAATAGATGCTGCTATAGTTGGAGGAGCTGATGTTGTAACTGACACTGTCGTTTACGGATTTGATTCTCTTGAAGTGGTTGATTATAATAAAACTAATTCTTTTTCAAAAAATAGAAAAGGTATAAATTTAGGAGAAGGTGCTGCTTTTACAGTTATTGCAAAAGATAATTTAATTGATTCAAAAAATGCTTTATATCTTAAAGGCTATAACAGTAATTCAGATTCTCATCATATGACTAGTCCGGATATAAACGGCACTACTACAAGCAAATGTATCAATGATGCTTTAAAACATGCTGATATGAATATAAATGATATAGATTATATTAATCTTCATGGCACAGGCACTTCAATAAATGATAAAATGGAAAGCACTACTCTAAATATAGTTAATGCTGCTAATATATACTGCAGTTCTAGTAAAACATCATTCGGTCATACTATAGGGGCAGCAGCTGCTATGGAGCTTGGAGTTTGCTATATTGCACTTTCTGATATTAATAAAGAAAAAATACTTCCTCCGCATTTATATGACGGTGAGTATGATGATACATTGGCTAAAATAAATTTGGTTACTAGTAAAGTTAAAGCTGAAAGACTTGAAAATTGTATGAGCGTATCCTTTGGTTTTGGAGGAAGCAATACTTGTTTGATAGTAGGAAAATAA
- a CDS encoding 3-hydroxyacyl-ACP dehydratase has product MENKYKLNIPHKGKMLLIEGISDINFDDKEILSFADIKKDNIFYDISEPEGIDSYIFTEYAAQTVAAYNGALSDNDDNKRIGFILNIKKADCYIKKIKSDNRVYIFVKETFNDKKIAYYDAEAVLYNDDINTLDEYKKIVNDGNKIMDCSIMVMESSADVFNI; this is encoded by the coding sequence ATGGAAAATAAATATAAATTGAATATACCTCATAAAGGAAAAATGTTATTGATAGAAGGTATATCTGATATAAATTTTGATGATAAAGAGATACTTTCTTTTGCAGATATTAAGAAAGATAATATTTTTTATGATATTTCAGAACCTGAAGGTATAGACTCTTATATATTTACTGAATATGCAGCACAGACTGTGGCGGCTTATAATGGTGCTTTATCAGATAATGATGATAATAAAAGAATAGGGTTTATTTTAAATATAAAAAAAGCTGATTGTTATATAAAAAAGATAAAATCTGATAATAGGGTTTATATATTTGTAAAAGAAACTTTTAATGATAAAAAAATTGCTTATTATGATGCAGAGGCTGTTCTTTATAATGATGATATAAATACTTTAGATGAATATAAAAAAATAGTTAATGATGGTAATAAAATTATGGACTGTTCTATAATGGTTATGGAAAGTTCTGCTGATGTTTTTAACATATAG
- the fabG gene encoding 3-oxoacyl-ACP reductase FabG — translation MKNKSILITGASGSIGFAISKKVIENGYDAVMCYNKNDSFIEKIKCFAKDYDVNIRFLKMNITDREEVKNILVKDIEENGSYYGVVLSSGITMDNAFPAMTEDEWDNVIDVNLKSFYNVVNPIIMHIIRARKGGRIIAISSISGIIGNRGQVNYAASKAGLIGAVKSLAIELGKRNITVNCIAPGIIESEMINDEIIEYAKNMIALKRIGKPEDVANAVNFLLSDDSNYITKQVISVDGGMY, via the coding sequence ATGAAAAATAAATCTATTTTAATAACAGGTGCTTCAGGAAGTATAGGGTTTGCTATATCAAAAAAAGTTATAGAAAACGGATACGATGCTGTAATGTGCTACAATAAAAATGATTCTTTTATAGAAAAAATAAAATGTTTTGCAAAGGATTATGATGTTAATATAAGATTTTTGAAAATGAATATTACAGACAGAGAAGAAGTTAAAAATATTCTTGTTAAAGATATAGAAGAAAACGGCTCTTATTATGGTGTAGTGCTTTCATCTGGAATAACTATGGACAATGCTTTTCCTGCTATGACTGAAGATGAATGGGACAATGTTATAGATGTTAATCTTAAAAGTTTTTATAATGTAGTTAATCCTATTATTATGCATATAATAAGAGCAAGAAAAGGCGGAAGAATTATAGCAATAAGTTCAATATCCGGAATTATTGGTAATAGGGGGCAGGTTAATTATGCTGCTTCTAAGGCGGGACTAATAGGTGCTGTTAAATCTTTAGCTATAGAATTGGGTAAAAGAAATATTACTGTAAATTGTATTGCTCCGGGTATTATTGAAAGCGAGATGATAAATGATGAAATAATAGAGTATGCTAAAAATATGATAGCTTTAAAAAGAATAGGGAAACCTGAAGATGTTGCTAATGCTGTAAATTTCTTATTGTCTGATGATTCTAATTATATTACTAAACAGGTTATAAGTGTTGACGGTGGAATGTATTAA
- a CDS encoding ankyrin repeat domain-containing protein — protein sequence MKNLINIIFTFALLVNVSYALTDNESQFLKSCEEGKYDAVVSFINKKVNIDTVSEDGVTGLMLASHHGHTAIVRLLINSKADPNIADKVGYTALLMAAAGGYNDIIKILLKAKADVNAANSYGETALHIASYKLYADIVQTLIDYKVNINAVNDDGDNALIMVFMSADKSENMLPVAKLLCDNGIDVNAKDKNGRTALTYVKNNYKKPDTLISFLTEYGASE from the coding sequence ATGAAAAATTTAATAAATATTATTTTCACTTTTGCTTTATTAGTTAATGTATCTTATGCCTTGACTGATAATGAAAGCCAATTTTTAAAATCCTGTGAAGAGGGTAAATATGATGCAGTTGTATCTTTTATAAATAAAAAGGTTAATATTGACACTGTATCAGAAGACGGAGTTACAGGATTAATGCTTGCCTCACATCATGGGCATACTGCTATTGTAAGGCTTTTGATTAATTCTAAAGCGGATCCGAATATTGCTGATAAAGTAGGATATACTGCTTTATTAATGGCTGCTGCAGGCGGATATAATGATATTATAAAGATTTTATTAAAGGCAAAAGCCGATGTCAATGCTGCCAACAGTTATGGAGAAACCGCTTTGCATATAGCTTCATATAAATTGTATGCTGATATAGTTCAGACTTTGATTGATTATAAAGTGAATATAAATGCTGTTAATGATGACGGAGATAATGCTTTAATAATGGTCTTTATGTCGGCTGATAAAAGTGAGAATATGCTTCCTGTTGCTAAACTGCTTTGCGACAATGGTATAGATGTTAATGCCAAAGATAAAAATGGAAGAACTGCACTTACTTATGTTAAAAATAATTATAAAAAGCCTGATACTTTGATATCATTTTTAACAGAATATGGTGCTTCTGAATAA
- a CDS encoding D-sedoheptulose-7-phosphate isomerase, with protein MIEELIKRIPKLENIKSNIESAINETIKCYERGNKVLIAGNGGSACDSEHIAGELLKSFLKKRPINEEIRKGLLQFDDGEYIADNLESPLRAVALTSHLGLSSAYLNDKEPYLVFAQQLLGFGDKGDIFFAISTSGNAKNIIYAAKLAKAMGIKVVSFTNENGGKLAEMADIAIKAPAKETHISQEFHEAIYHEICIRVEEHFFKENR; from the coding sequence ATGATAGAAGAATTGATAAAAAGAATACCTAAATTGGAAAATATAAAATCGAATATTGAATCTGCTATAAATGAAACTATAAAATGCTATGAAAGAGGAAATAAAGTTTTGATAGCAGGAAACGGAGGAAGTGCCTGTGATAGCGAGCATATAGCAGGTGAGTTATTAAAGAGTTTTTTAAAGAAGCGTCCTATTAATGAAGAGATACGAAAGGGGCTTTTACAATTTGATGACGGAGAGTATATCGCTGATAATTTGGAATCTCCTTTGAGAGCTGTTGCTTTAACTTCGCATTTAGGACTTTCAAGTGCTTACCTTAATGATAAAGAGCCTTATTTGGTATTTGCTCAGCAATTATTAGGATTCGGAGATAAAGGAGATATATTCTTTGCTATAAGCACATCAGGAAATGCCAAAAATATTATTTATGCTGCTAAACTTGCTAAGGCTATGGGAATAAAAGTTGTATCTTTTACAAATGAAAACGGAGGAAAACTTGCTGAGATGGCTGATATTGCTATTAAAGCTCCGGCAAAAGAAACTCATATATCTCAGGAATTTCATGAAGCAATATATCATGAAATTTGTATAAGAGTGGAAGAACATTTCTTTAAAGAAAACAGATAA
- a CDS encoding ABC transporter substrate-binding protein: protein MKRNKTIIFTLIIIFILVSSFTISKKYLYPKTETDEVITIGISQMIEHDALDLIYKGITDELNKYYKDSNKKINIDYQNAQGEQANCNTIAQKFVNDKKDIIIAIGTPSAQSAVNLTKDIPIIVSGIGDPIGAKLVTNLNKPNVNVTGVINLPPIEKQIELMHTLLPNAKKIGLLYCSSEINSAYQIKLAKEKLDSLGLEYIDLTVANANEIQQIMLSAVNKVDAIFSPTDNIIANSMANVAMIEESTKIPIVCADASMTKIGGTVTYSVDYYDMGILTAKKTIEVLEGINDIKNIPLEPSQNHDFVVNTNMIDKLGLTIPNNIYNN from the coding sequence ATGAAAAGAAATAAAACTATAATTTTTACATTGATAATAATATTTATATTGGTATCATCATTTACTATAAGCAAAAAATATTTATATCCAAAAACTGAAACTGATGAAGTTATAACAATAGGAATAAGTCAGATGATAGAGCATGATGCATTGGACTTAATATATAAAGGCATAACAGATGAATTAAATAAATATTACAAGGACAGCAATAAAAAAATAAATATAGATTATCAAAATGCTCAGGGAGAACAGGCAAACTGCAATACAATAGCACAAAAGTTCGTTAATGATAAAAAAGACATAATAATAGCAATAGGCACACCTTCTGCACAATCAGCCGTTAATTTAACAAAGGATATACCAATAATAGTTTCAGGAATAGGAGATCCTATAGGTGCAAAGCTGGTAACGAATTTAAATAAACCAAATGTAAATGTAACAGGTGTAATAAATCTACCGCCTATAGAAAAACAAATAGAACTAATGCATACACTATTGCCGAATGCTAAAAAAATAGGACTTTTATACTGCTCAAGTGAAATTAATTCTGCATATCAAATAAAATTAGCTAAAGAAAAATTAGATTCTCTCGGACTTGAGTATATTGATTTAACTGTTGCCAATGCAAATGAAATACAGCAAATTATGTTAAGTGCCGTAAATAAGGTAGATGCTATATTCTCTCCTACAGACAATATAATAGCAAACAGCATGGCTAATGTTGCTATGATAGAAGAAAGCACAAAAATTCCGATTGTATGTGCAGATGCCAGCATGACAAAAATAGGAGGCACTGTTACATATTCCGTTGATTATTATGATATGGGAATACTTACAGCTAAAAAAACAATAGAAGTATTAGAAGGTATAAATGATATAAAAAACATACCATTAGAGCCATCTCAAAATCATGACTTTGTTGTTAATACTAATATGATTGATAAATTAGGACTTACTATACCAAACAATATTTATAATAATTAA
- a CDS encoding glycosyltransferase family 9 protein, whose amino-acid sequence MKILLIKQTSLGDVLHITPVIRALKKWKPDCSIDVVTDKRALGILENNPYINKLYVLDIYRYETEIFKSPLLFFSTIREFFSHIKDVRKEHYDIAMDLQGLERSIIFLYLCHSKKKYAKGKWLGVKSNYYKDINAIVGLLSFLKFIDCPDDGTDLDYFLPKNIDIDFAERIEKIKYSINSNFNIDSEYIVFSPFSRWETKDLPVNKSREIIKEIQKLKDIQIIVSATSDYNEKCSEIVKGFDNVVNTSGLFNLSELAYLIRNSKGMITVDSFPMHTGCAFQKPLIAIFGPTSEVRVGPIAKNSETIRAEGLECARCYKRKNCHNNHICMENIDAESLAKRFIEKIKY is encoded by the coding sequence ATGAAGATACTTTTAATAAAACAAACATCATTGGGAGATGTTTTGCATATTACTCCTGTTATAAGGGCATTAAAAAAATGGAAGCCGGATTGTAGTATAGATGTTGTTACAGATAAAAGAGCTTTAGGAATATTAGAAAATAATCCTTATATAAATAAATTGTATGTTTTGGATATATACAGATATGAAACTGAGATATTTAAATCTCCTTTATTATTTTTTTCTACTATAAGAGAGTTTTTTTCACATATAAAAGATGTTAGGAAGGAGCATTATGATATAGCTATGGATTTGCAGGGACTTGAAAGGAGCATTATATTTTTGTATTTATGTCATTCAAAAAAGAAATATGCCAAAGGTAAATGGTTAGGAGTAAAAAGCAATTATTATAAAGATATAAATGCTATAGTAGGGTTATTATCTTTTTTGAAGTTTATAGACTGTCCAGATGATGGTACTGATTTAGACTATTTTTTACCTAAAAACATAGATATAGATTTTGCTGAAAGGATAGAGAAGATAAAGTATTCAATAAACAGCAATTTTAATATAGATAGTGAATATATAGTTTTTTCTCCATTTTCGAGATGGGAAACTAAGGATTTGCCTGTTAATAAATCAAGGGAAATAATAAAAGAAATACAAAAATTAAAAGATATACAAATAATAGTTTCAGCTACATCCGATTATAATGAAAAATGTTCTGAAATAGTTAAGGGTTTTGATAATGTAGTCAATACTTCAGGACTTTTCAATTTGTCTGAATTAGCATATTTGATAAGAAATTCTAAAGGAATGATTACGGTTGATTCTTTTCCTATGCATACAGGATGTGCATTTCAAAAACCTCTTATAGCAATATTTGGTCCAACAAGCGAAGTTAGGGTAGGACCAATTGCAAAAAATTCTGAAACTATAAGAGCAGAAGGACTAGAATGTGCAAGATGCTATAAAAGAAAGAACTGCCATAATAATCATATATGTATGGAAAATATAGATGCTGAAAGTTTAGCAAAAAGATTTATAGAAAAGATTAAGTATTGA
- a CDS encoding MBL fold metallo-hydrolase, whose amino-acid sequence MKITFLGTGTSDGVPMIGCKCKVCRSKDKRDKRTRSSILIRHNDKNYVVDTSADFRAQMLREKVDRLEAVFYTHSHADHTSGIVDLRSLNFIMHSAIDCYGNKETMDNLREKYDFFFNPIQVGGGLPQVVFHHIENEMIFDDIKVTPIAVKHGVLNILGYRFNNFTYITDASHISDESLKLIEGTEVLVLNGLRYRQHHTHLSLQESVNIADKLGVKKAYFTHMTHDVLHRHLEKELPANMYPAYDGLSIEI is encoded by the coding sequence ATGAAAATAACTTTTTTGGGTACAGGTACTTCCGATGGTGTTCCTATGATTGGATGCAAATGTAAAGTATGCAGAAGCAAAGATAAAAGAGATAAGAGAACAAGATCCTCAATACTAATAAGACATAATGATAAAAATTATGTGGTTGATACTTCCGCTGATTTTAGAGCTCAGATGTTAAGAGAAAAAGTTGATAGACTTGAAGCGGTATTTTATACGCATTCGCATGCAGATCATACTTCCGGCATAGTTGATTTGAGATCATTGAATTTTATAATGCATTCGGCAATAGATTGTTATGGCAATAAAGAGACTATGGATAATTTAAGAGAGAAGTACGATTTCTTTTTTAATCCTATTCAAGTAGGAGGAGGACTTCCTCAGGTAGTTTTTCATCATATAGAAAATGAAATGATTTTTGATGATATTAAAGTTACTCCTATTGCGGTAAAGCATGGGGTTCTTAATATACTTGGTTATAGATTTAATAATTTTACATATATAACAGATGCAAGCCATATAAGCGATGAGAGTTTGAAATTGATTGAAGGGACTGAAGTTTTAGTTTTAAATGGATTAAGATACAGACAGCATCATACTCATTTATCTTTGCAGGAATCTGTAAATATAGCGGATAAATTAGGCGTGAAAAAAGCTTATTTTACTCATATGACGCATGATGTTTTGCATAGACATTTAGAAAAAGAACTGCCTGCAAATATGTATCCTGCTTATGATGGTCTTAGTATAGAAATTTAA
- the mgtE gene encoding magnesium transporter: MLKELLQPEIEDLIEEKEWEALRDILTLWQEVETANLITSLKNDDKYKVFSILPKDYYYKVFPELAPIDQQRIIEDMQEADIKDLLENINPDDRTYFLASIPETMSENILKLLGSEEREIASWLLAYPEGSIGRLMTPEYISIKPDWTVNEAFEYVRSNIEESETYTTLYVIDAKRTLIGSIALRKLFFIDKDTLISEITNNCPYISVYDDQENAIDIIKKYNLHSLAVVDDRHSMIGIVTVDDIMDIAEEEYTDDFHKMAGITSSEDQFDDNLKITPISTLYKQRILWLLILVFINIFSGGVIGIFQNTLQKHIVLVVFLPLLIGSGGNAGSQSATLVIRSLAIGDVVLKDWFYMLSKEVLVASMLGLSMAAGAYILGVIRGGLEIAAIVSISMFSIVFIGSIIGLCLPFILTKFNIDPAISGAPMLTSICDIVGTALYCSIATIAFIIFF, from the coding sequence ATGCTTAAAGAACTTTTACAGCCGGAAATTGAGGACCTAATAGAAGAAAAAGAATGGGAAGCATTAAGAGATATACTTACTTTATGGCAGGAGGTAGAGACAGCCAATCTCATTACTTCTCTCAAAAATGATGATAAATATAAAGTTTTTAGTATCTTACCTAAAGATTATTATTACAAAGTATTTCCTGAACTTGCTCCTATAGATCAGCAGAGAATCATAGAGGATATGCAGGAAGCAGATATTAAAGACCTTTTAGAAAATATTAATCCTGATGACAGAACATATTTTTTGGCATCTATTCCTGAAACTATGTCTGAAAATATACTAAAACTTTTAGGAAGTGAAGAGCGGGAAATAGCTTCTTGGCTTTTAGCATACCCTGAAGGAAGTATAGGGCGTTTAATGACCCCTGAATATATAAGTATTAAACCAGATTGGACAGTAAATGAAGCATTTGAATATGTGAGAAGTAATATAGAGGAATCAGAAACATATACTACTTTGTATGTTATAGATGCAAAAAGAACATTGATTGGCTCTATTGCTTTGAGAAAATTATTTTTTATAGATAAAGACACATTAATATCAGAAATAACTAATAATTGTCCCTATATATCGGTTTATGATGATCAGGAAAATGCTATTGATATAATAAAAAAATATAATCTTCATTCTCTTGCCGTTGTTGATGACAGACATTCTATGATAGGAATAGTTACTGTAGATGATATAATGGATATAGCGGAAGAAGAGTATACAGATGATTTTCATAAAATGGCAGGAATAACTTCAAGCGAGGATCAGTTTGATGATAATTTGAAAATTACACCTATATCAACCCTTTATAAACAGAGGATATTATGGCTTTTAATATTAGTATTTATTAATATATTTTCAGGAGGTGTTATAGGGATATTTCAAAATACTCTGCAGAAGCATATAGTTTTGGTTGTTTTTCTTCCTTTGCTTATAGGAAGCGGGGGTAATGCCGGAAGTCAGTCTGCTACTCTTGTTATAAGATCTTTAGCTATTGGAGATGTGGTATTAAAGGATTGGTTTTATATGCTTTCAAAAGAAGTATTAGTGGCATCTATGTTAGGTTTGAGTATGGCTGCTGGGGCGTATATATTAGGTGTCATAAGGGGAGGATTAGAAATAGCGGCTATTGTATCTATATCAATGTTTAGTATAGTTTTTATTGGAAGTATTATAGGGCTTTGTCTGCCTTTTATACTTACTAAATTCAATATA